The following coding sequences lie in one Arachis ipaensis cultivar K30076 chromosome B03, Araip1.1, whole genome shotgun sequence genomic window:
- the LOC110270336 gene encoding KH domain-containing protein HEN4-like (The sequence of the model RefSeq protein was modified relative to this genomic sequence to represent the inferred CDS: added 39 bases not found in genome assembly), with protein sequence MATCYPSPSPKRHSIAPMADPNSNPKPSYSNGPYRAPKSKPTPPPRHATFRILCHASRIGGIIGKSGNVIKALQQATGAKIRVEDAPQESPDRVIFVVAPVSSSAGGNGGDGDAGDGSEEVSQAQEALVKVFERILDVAAEGDSSCLDDERVVSCRLLAEAAQVGSVIGKGGKVVEKIRRDTGCKIRVLNDRLPACAAPSDEIVEVSEFSFLLHDGTLCLSSVAVLNCEILHVSRVFGLLDLIV encoded by the exons ATGGCAACATGCTATCCGTCTCCATCACCAAAACGACATAGTATCGCTCCGATGGCCGACCCCAATTCCAATCCGAAACCTAGCTACTCTAACGGGCCTTA CGCCACCTTCCGTATACTCTGCCACGCGTCACGCATCGGCGGCATCATTGGTAAGTCCGGCAACGTCATCAAGGCGCTCCAGCAGGCCACCGGCGCCAAGATCCGGGTCGAAGACGCCCCGCAAGAGTCCCCCGACCGGGTCATATTCGTGGTGGCGCCAGTCTCTTCCTCCGCCGGCGGAAATGGCGGTGACGGCGATGCTGGAGACGGTTCGGAGGAGGTCTCGCAGGCGCAGGAGGCGCTGGTGAAGGTGTTCGAGAGGATACTTGACGTCGCAGCCGAGGGTGATAGCTCGTGTTTGGACGACGAGAGGGTTGTGTCGTGCCGTCTTCTGGCGGAGGCGGCGCAGGTGGGGTCCGTGATCGGGAAGGGTGGGAAGGTGGTGGAGAAGATCAGGAGGGACACCGGATGCAAGATTAGGGTTTTGAACGACCGTTTGCCGGCGTGCGCTGCGCCCTCCGATGAGATTGTTGAGGTCAGTGAGTTTTCCTTTTTGTTGCATGATGGTACATTGTGTCTGAGTAGCGTTGCTGTGCTGAATTGTGAGATTCTGCATGTGAGTAGGGTTTTTGGATTACTGGATTTGATTGT TTAG
- the LOC107631062 gene encoding costars family protein, translating into MNVEEEVQRLREEIKRLGQVQTDGSYKVTFGTLFNDDQCANIFEALVGTLRAAKKRKVVSYDGELLLQGVHDNVEITLNPTP; encoded by the exons ATGAATGTAGAAGAAGAGGTTCAACGCCTCAGAGAAGAGATCAAGAGGCTCGGTCAGGTCCAAACAGATGGTTCTTACAAG GTTACATTTGGAACACTATTTAACGATGATCAATGCGCAAATATATTTGAAGCACTTGTGGGAACGCTAAGGGCAGCCAAAAAACGGAAAGTGGTATCGTATGACGGAGAGTTACTCCTGCAAGGAGTCCATGATAATGTGGAGATCACTCTTAATCCTACCCCTTAA
- the LOC107631058 gene encoding dynamin-related protein 3A isoform X2 produces MAEDHHGVPFSPPSSSSSSSPAPLGSSVISLVNRLQDIFSRVGIQNTIELPQVAVVGSQSSGKSSVLEALVGRDFLPRGNDICTRRPLVLQLVQTKRHPDGTEEEFGEFLHLPGRRFHDFSQIRREIQAETDKEAGDNKGVSDKQIRLKIFSPNVLDITLVDLPGITKVPVGDQPSDIEARIRTMIMSYIKVPSCLILAVTPANSDLANSDALQMAGIADPDGNRTIGVITKLDIMDRGTDARNLLLGKVVPLRLGYVGVVNRCQEDILLNRSIKDALVAEEKFFRSRPVYSGLADSCGIPQLAKKLNQILAQHIKTVLPGLRARISTSLVALAKEHASYGDLTESKAGQGALLLNILSKYCDAFSSMVDGKNEEMSTSELSGGARIHYIFQSIFVNSLEEVDPCEDLSDDDIRTAIHNATGPRSALFVPEVPFEVLIKRQISRLLDPGLQCARFIYDELMKISHRCMVTELQRFPFLRKRIDEVIGNFLREGLAPSETMIAHLIEMEMDYINTSHPNFIGGSKALELAAQQMKNSRVSLSVAQVKDALDSDKGPASERNGKSRGNASGGGLGWRLPFVFGDGDNRPVVKENTASKQHIEPVHGMELSFSIIQLREPPPVLRPSESSSETEAMEITVTKLLLTSYYDIVRKNVEDLVPKAIMHFLVNNTKRELHNVFIQKLYREDLFEEMLQEPEEIAKKRKRCQELLRAFQQAFRDLDELPLEAETVERGYSLAESAGMPKIHGLPTSSMYSSGDYYSASTNNQKFKKSSHSGELRSSLDSNGSWGAYM; encoded by the exons ATGGCCGAAGACCATCACGGTGTTCCCTTTTCTCCTCCGTCGTCGTCCTCCTCGTCATCACCGGCTCCGCTTGGCTCGTCGGTGATATCTCTGGTGAACAGGCTGCAGGATATTTTCTCGCGCGTTGGGATACAGAACACCATCGAGCTGCCGCAGGTGGCGGTGGTAGGGAGCCAAAGCAGCGGTAAGTCGAGCGTTCTAGAGGCGTTGGTCGGACGCGACTTCCTTCCCCGCGGCAACGACATCTGCACCCGGCGGCCCCTCGTTCTTCAGCTTGTCCAGACCAAACGCCATCCCGACGGCACCGAAGAGGAGTTTGGAGAGTTTCTCCACCTTCCTGGCAGGAGGTTCCATGATTTCTCACAGATTCGCAGGGAGATTCAG GCTGAAACCGATAAAGAAGCAGGAGATAATAAAGGAGTCTCAGATAAGCAGATTCGTCTAAAGATTTTTTCTCCAAATGTTTTGGATATCACACTTGTTGATCTTCCAGGCATAACAAAGGTTCCTGTTGGTGACCAGCCATCTGATATCGAAGCCCGAATCAGAACAATGATCATGTCATATATCAAAGTTCCCTCCTGTCTCATTCTAGCTGTCACACCAGCTAATTCGGATTTGGCTAATTCAGATGCTCTTCAGATGGCAGGAATTGCTGATCCAGATG GAAATAGAACGATTGGTGTAATCACAAAG TTAGATATCATGGACAGGGGTACTGATGCCCGGAATCTGTTACTAGGAAAAGTTGTTCCTCTTCGACTTGGTTATGTGGGTGTTGTAAATCGTTGTCAGGAG GATATTCTCTTGAATCGAAGTATAAAGGATGCTCTTGTTGCTGAAGAGAAGTTTTTCCGCAGTCGTCCT GTATACAGTGGTCTAGCAGACAGCTGTGGAATTCCTCAATTGGCAAAGAAATTGAACCAG ATTCTTGCACAGCATATAAAGACTGTTTTACCAGGTCTGAGAGCTCGTATAAGCACTTCGTTGGTTGCACTTGCCAAAGAGCATGCAAGCTATGGAGATCTCACAGAGTCCAAG GCTGGTCAGGGTGCTCTTCTCCTGAACATCCTTTCAAAATATTGTGACG CATTTTCCTCCATGGTGGACGGGAAGAACGAAGAGATGTCCACTTCCGAGCTATCTGGTGGGGCAAGGATTCACTATATTTTCCAATCCATCTTTGTGAATAGTTTAGAG GAGGTGGATCCATGTGAAGATCTGTCGGATGATGATATTCGTACTGCCATACACAATGCAACTGGACCTAGATCGGCATTGTTTGTTCCAGAA GTCCCATTTGAAGTCCTCATAAAAAGGCAAATATCTCGTCTATTGGATCCAGGCCTTCAGTGTGCCAGGTTTATATATGATGAATTAATGAAG ATCAGCCACCGCTGTATGGTCACTGAACTGCAGCGGTTTCCTTTCCTGAGAAAGCGCATTGATGAAGTTATTGGGAACTTCTTAAGAGAAGGACTTGCTCCCTCAGAGACAATGATTGCACATCTGATAGAAATGGAG ATGGATTACATAAACACTTCCCACCCAAATTTTATTGGTGGAAGCAAGGCATTAGAACTTGCAGCGCAACAGATGAAGAATTCTAGAGTTTCTCTGTCAGTTGCTCAAGTGAAG GATGCTCTGGACTCTGATAAGGGACCAGCATCCGAAAGAAATGGGAAGTCACGAG GAAACGCTAGTGGTGGTGGATTGGGTTGGAGGCTCCCATTCGTGTTTGGTGATGGTGACAATCGTCCAGTTGTGAAGGAGAATACAGCTAGTAAGCAACATATTGAACCAGTTCATGGTATGGAGCTATCATTCTCCATCATTCAATTGAGAGAG CCCCCTCCTGTCTTGAGGCCATCTGAGAGCAGTTCGGAGACAGAAGCTATGGAAATCACAGTAACAAAGTTGCTTTTGACATCATACTATGACATTGTCAGGAAAAATGTCGAGGATCTTGTTCCTAAAGCAATTATGCACTTCTTG GTAAATAATACCAAGAGAGAGCTACACAATGTGTTCATTCAAAAGCTGTACAG AGAGGATCTGTTTGAAGAGATGTTGCAAGAACCTGAGGAGATTGCCAAGAAAAGAAAACGATGCCAAGAGCTTCTCCGTGCCTTTCAACAGGCTTTTAGG GACTTGGACGAACTACCACTTGAAGCCGAAACAGTAGAAAGAGGATACAGTTTGGCTGAATCAGCTGGCATGCCTAAAATTCATGGACTGCCAACTTCATCAATGTATAGTTCGGGAGATTACTATTCAGCTTCAACCAATAACCAGAAGTTTAAGAAATCTTCACATTCTGGGGAACTTAGATCAAGTTTAGATTCAAATGGAAGTTGGGGAGCATATATGTAA
- the LOC107631058 gene encoding dynamin-related protein 3A isoform X1 produces the protein MAEDHHGVPFSPPSSSSSSSPAPLGSSVISLVNRLQDIFSRVGIQNTIELPQVAVVGSQSSGKSSVLEALVGRDFLPRGNDICTRRPLVLQLVQTKRHPDGTEEEFGEFLHLPGRRFHDFSQIRREIQAETDKEAGDNKGVSDKQIRLKIFSPNVLDITLVDLPGITKVPVGDQPSDIEARIRTMIMSYIKVPSCLILAVTPANSDLANSDALQMAGIADPDGNRTIGVITKLDIMDRGTDARNLLLGKVVPLRLGYVGVVNRCQEDILLNRSIKDALVAEEKFFRSRPVYSGLADSCGIPQLAKKLNQILAQHIKTVLPGLRARISTSLVALAKEHASYGDLTESKAGQGALLLNILSKYCDAFSSMVDGKNEEMSTSELSGGARIHYIFQSIFVNSLEEVDPCEDLSDDDIRTAIHNATGPRSALFVPEVPFEVLIKRQISRLLDPGLQCARFIYDELMKISHRCMVTELQRFPFLRKRIDEVIGNFLREGLAPSETMIAHLIEMEMDYINTSHPNFIGGSKALELAAQQMKNSRVSLSVAQVKDALDSDKGPASERNGKSRGMLPLPRQPNGVVIDPGNRVHSDVEKVIPSGNASGGGLGWRLPFVFGDGDNRPVVKENTASKQHIEPVHGMELSFSIIQLREPPPVLRPSESSSETEAMEITVTKLLLTSYYDIVRKNVEDLVPKAIMHFLVNNTKRELHNVFIQKLYREDLFEEMLQEPEEIAKKRKRCQELLRAFQQAFRDLDELPLEAETVERGYSLAESAGMPKIHGLPTSSMYSSGDYYSASTNNQKFKKSSHSGELRSSLDSNGSWGAYM, from the exons ATGGCCGAAGACCATCACGGTGTTCCCTTTTCTCCTCCGTCGTCGTCCTCCTCGTCATCACCGGCTCCGCTTGGCTCGTCGGTGATATCTCTGGTGAACAGGCTGCAGGATATTTTCTCGCGCGTTGGGATACAGAACACCATCGAGCTGCCGCAGGTGGCGGTGGTAGGGAGCCAAAGCAGCGGTAAGTCGAGCGTTCTAGAGGCGTTGGTCGGACGCGACTTCCTTCCCCGCGGCAACGACATCTGCACCCGGCGGCCCCTCGTTCTTCAGCTTGTCCAGACCAAACGCCATCCCGACGGCACCGAAGAGGAGTTTGGAGAGTTTCTCCACCTTCCTGGCAGGAGGTTCCATGATTTCTCACAGATTCGCAGGGAGATTCAG GCTGAAACCGATAAAGAAGCAGGAGATAATAAAGGAGTCTCAGATAAGCAGATTCGTCTAAAGATTTTTTCTCCAAATGTTTTGGATATCACACTTGTTGATCTTCCAGGCATAACAAAGGTTCCTGTTGGTGACCAGCCATCTGATATCGAAGCCCGAATCAGAACAATGATCATGTCATATATCAAAGTTCCCTCCTGTCTCATTCTAGCTGTCACACCAGCTAATTCGGATTTGGCTAATTCAGATGCTCTTCAGATGGCAGGAATTGCTGATCCAGATG GAAATAGAACGATTGGTGTAATCACAAAG TTAGATATCATGGACAGGGGTACTGATGCCCGGAATCTGTTACTAGGAAAAGTTGTTCCTCTTCGACTTGGTTATGTGGGTGTTGTAAATCGTTGTCAGGAG GATATTCTCTTGAATCGAAGTATAAAGGATGCTCTTGTTGCTGAAGAGAAGTTTTTCCGCAGTCGTCCT GTATACAGTGGTCTAGCAGACAGCTGTGGAATTCCTCAATTGGCAAAGAAATTGAACCAG ATTCTTGCACAGCATATAAAGACTGTTTTACCAGGTCTGAGAGCTCGTATAAGCACTTCGTTGGTTGCACTTGCCAAAGAGCATGCAAGCTATGGAGATCTCACAGAGTCCAAG GCTGGTCAGGGTGCTCTTCTCCTGAACATCCTTTCAAAATATTGTGACG CATTTTCCTCCATGGTGGACGGGAAGAACGAAGAGATGTCCACTTCCGAGCTATCTGGTGGGGCAAGGATTCACTATATTTTCCAATCCATCTTTGTGAATAGTTTAGAG GAGGTGGATCCATGTGAAGATCTGTCGGATGATGATATTCGTACTGCCATACACAATGCAACTGGACCTAGATCGGCATTGTTTGTTCCAGAA GTCCCATTTGAAGTCCTCATAAAAAGGCAAATATCTCGTCTATTGGATCCAGGCCTTCAGTGTGCCAGGTTTATATATGATGAATTAATGAAG ATCAGCCACCGCTGTATGGTCACTGAACTGCAGCGGTTTCCTTTCCTGAGAAAGCGCATTGATGAAGTTATTGGGAACTTCTTAAGAGAAGGACTTGCTCCCTCAGAGACAATGATTGCACATCTGATAGAAATGGAG ATGGATTACATAAACACTTCCCACCCAAATTTTATTGGTGGAAGCAAGGCATTAGAACTTGCAGCGCAACAGATGAAGAATTCTAGAGTTTCTCTGTCAGTTGCTCAAGTGAAG GATGCTCTGGACTCTGATAAGGGACCAGCATCCGAAAGAAATGGGAAGTCACGAGGTATGCTTCCTCTTCCACGACAACCTAATGGAGTTGTGATTGATCCG GGCAACCGTGTTCATTCAGATGTTGAAAAAGTGATACCTTCCG GAAACGCTAGTGGTGGTGGATTGGGTTGGAGGCTCCCATTCGTGTTTGGTGATGGTGACAATCGTCCAGTTGTGAAGGAGAATACAGCTAGTAAGCAACATATTGAACCAGTTCATGGTATGGAGCTATCATTCTCCATCATTCAATTGAGAGAG CCCCCTCCTGTCTTGAGGCCATCTGAGAGCAGTTCGGAGACAGAAGCTATGGAAATCACAGTAACAAAGTTGCTTTTGACATCATACTATGACATTGTCAGGAAAAATGTCGAGGATCTTGTTCCTAAAGCAATTATGCACTTCTTG GTAAATAATACCAAGAGAGAGCTACACAATGTGTTCATTCAAAAGCTGTACAG AGAGGATCTGTTTGAAGAGATGTTGCAAGAACCTGAGGAGATTGCCAAGAAAAGAAAACGATGCCAAGAGCTTCTCCGTGCCTTTCAACAGGCTTTTAGG GACTTGGACGAACTACCACTTGAAGCCGAAACAGTAGAAAGAGGATACAGTTTGGCTGAATCAGCTGGCATGCCTAAAATTCATGGACTGCCAACTTCATCAATGTATAGTTCGGGAGATTACTATTCAGCTTCAACCAATAACCAGAAGTTTAAGAAATCTTCACATTCTGGGGAACTTAGATCAAGTTTAGATTCAAATGGAAGTTGGGGAGCATATATGTAA
- the LOC107631057 gene encoding gamma-glutamyl peptidase 5, with translation MEGDEEKRYAVLLCAEDSEYVRKKHGGYFGVFVRMLAEAGETWDVYRVAMGEFPDEHELPLYHGFVITGSCNDAYANDTWIHDLINLLHKLNSMNKKILGICFGHQILGRALGGKVSRSPTGWDIGVRTITLSSSSPLALTSLDIPLKLSIIECHRDEVRELPAKAEVIAWSEKTGIEMFRYGDHIMGIQGHPEYSKDILLHLIDRLLNKDYIMDDLAVEVREKIAFWEPDKEAWKRICVSFLKGRL, from the exons atggaggGAGATGAGGAGAAGAGGTACGCGGTGTTGCTGTGCGCAGAGGATTCGGAGTACGTGAGGAAGAAGCACGGAGGGTATTTTGGGGTTTTCGTAAGAATGCTGGCGGAGGCAGGGGAGACATGGGACGTTTACAGGGTGGCCATGGGTGAATTTCCAGACGAGCATGAGTTGCCTCTCTACCATGGCTTCGTTATCACTGGCAGCTGTAACGATGCCTATGCTAATGACACGTGGATCCATGACCTCATCAATTTGCTCCACAAACTCAACTCCATGAACAAGAAGATCCTCGGCATTTGCTTTGGCCACCAG ATACTTGGGCGTGCATTGGGAGGGAAGGTGAGTCGTTCTCCGACTGGTTGGGACATCGGTGTCAGAACCATAaccttgtcttcttcttcaccatTGGCACTGACATCTCTCGACATTCCATTAAAGCTTTCTATTATTGAGTGCCACAGGGACGAG GTAAGAGAGCTGCCAGCTAAGGCAGAGGTGATTGCTTGGTCAGAGAAAACTGGAATTGAAATGTTTAGATATGGAGATCACATTATGGGAATCCAAGGTCACCCTGAATACTCTAAAGACATTCTTTTGCACCTTATTGATCGCCTTCTTAATAAAGATTACATTATG GATGATTTGGCTGTAGAAGTAAGGGAGAAAATTGCATTTTGGGAGCCAGACAAAGAAGCATGGAAGAGGATCTGCGTTAGTTTTCTCAAGGGTCGGTTGtga
- the LOC107633643 gene encoding uncharacterized protein LOC107633643, which produces MSPENEDTVVWKFDNIGVFSMKSFMQVIQTETLSEEITSYNFTSALWKGLVPPRIELFGWFVLVGRINTKERLTRLGVDIHSDNICVLCHKGVENVEHLFLRCEVTWQVWCYWLRSFSSVWVIPGTMKDLFGSWIGMHGRRQGQKLWMVAFFAVIWNIWLERNARIFKNVRASIDSIQTKTVLSYKEWYDCDIFGSC; this is translated from the coding sequence ATGTCACCTGAAAACGAGGATACTGTGGTATGGAAATTTGATAACATAGGTGTCTTTTCCATGAAGTCCTTTATGCAGGTAATCCAAACGGAGACGTTGTCAGAGGAGATCACGAGCTATAACTTCACCAGTGCACTATGGAAAGGCTTGGTACCCCCAAGAATTGAATTGTTTGGATGGTTTGTGCTAGTTGGTCGAATTAATACTAAGGAGCGATTGACTAGATTAGGAGTTGATATTCATAGTGATAATATTTGCGTCCTGTGCCACAAGGGGGTAGAAAATGTTGAGCATCTATTTCTTCGATGTGAGgtaacatggcaggtgtggtgttaCTGGTTGCGATCCTTTAGTAGTGTTTGGGTTATCCCTGGAACCATGAAAGATCTTTTTGGGAGTTGGATTGGCATGCACGGCAGAAGACAAGGACAGAAGCTGTGGATGGTGGCGTTCTTTGCAGTGATCTGGAACATCTGGTTGGAACGTAATGCCAGAATTTTCAAGAATGTACGGGCAAGTATCGACTCCATTCAAACAAAGACGGTGCTGAGTTACAAAGAGTGGTATGACTGTGATATTTTCGGGAGTTGTTAG